Proteins encoded by one window of Phytohabitans houttuyneae:
- the leuE gene encoding leucine efflux protein LeuE encodes MGPVLGITDIWTYVLGTVAIVLLPGPNSLFVLSTAARRGVPSGYRAAAGVFLGDTVLMVLSAAGLASLLKAYPPVFLTIKYGGAIYLGFVGVQMLRGAWRRWRSPAPVAVASQQAAAPQVYHPFRRAALISLLNPKAILFFVSFFIQFVDPSYAYPALSFLALGLIAQLASTLYLTLLIFAGTFLAAQFRRRRRLAAGAATAAGTLFLGFGLKLATG; translated from the coding sequence ATTGGGCCCGTGCTGGGGATCACCGACATCTGGACCTACGTGCTGGGCACGGTCGCAATCGTGCTCCTGCCCGGGCCCAACTCGCTCTTCGTGCTCTCCACGGCGGCCCGGCGCGGCGTTCCGTCCGGCTACCGCGCCGCCGCGGGCGTCTTCCTCGGCGACACGGTGCTCATGGTGCTCTCGGCCGCGGGTCTCGCTTCGCTCCTGAAGGCGTACCCGCCGGTGTTTCTCACCATCAAGTACGGCGGCGCCATCTACCTGGGCTTCGTCGGCGTCCAGATGCTCCGGGGCGCCTGGCGGCGGTGGCGCTCGCCGGCACCGGTGGCCGTCGCATCCCAGCAGGCGGCGGCCCCGCAGGTGTACCACCCCTTCCGCCGGGCCGCGCTGATCAGCCTGCTCAACCCGAAGGCGATCCTGTTCTTCGTCTCGTTCTTCATCCAGTTCGTTGATCCGTCGTACGCGTACCCGGCCCTGTCGTTCCTGGCGTTGGGCTTGATCGCGCAGCTGGCCAGCACGCTGTACCTGACGCTGCTCATCTTTGCCGGCACGTTTCTTGCCGCCCAGTTCCGGCGCCGCCGCCGGCTGGCGGCCGGCGCCGCGACCGCGGCCGGCACGCTGTTTCTGGGCTTCGGCCTCAAGCTCGCGACGGGTTGA
- a CDS encoding ABC transporter ATP-binding protein, translating into MRETAVRWWRSLSPADGLWRSARTVAVAAWRVSRPLTALLAVTAVATAAFPMIQMVAVSAVVGGLPEAAEQGAGSAAANSVYIGLGTMAVAYFIAQVTPAVQWSLGRVMGARLDVLVRDRVMDATLGRPGLGHVEHGALRDAATLAQDTRSATFGADDAIRAVAGLISGRLQGLAAAGILVTFHWWTPLVLLLTFLPWDMYFRSEHGKVARSWVERTPEQARASYFRGLGTDAAAAKELRVFGLGGFVRDRFAAHYLAGMVPLWRERTTRLRRFLPPVASVTAGYLAVFGALGWELATGRQSLTATALYVLAAGQVWRLTPSYNDLSRLAIGATPLLSAQRVAHPAPGGAARTADVRPAREIRFDRVSFAYPGGPDVLSGLDLSIAAGRSLAVVGDNGAGKTTLVKLLCGLYQPSAGRITVDGTDLRELDPFAWRRHVAAIFQDYVRYPLTLRENVAAGAGGDLDDGGTRRMLADAAAADLADALPHGLDTVLGREFDRGVELSGGQWQKVALARALAGRHAGASVLILDEPTANLDVRAEAALFERILTVTSGSTTLLISHRFANVRRADRIVVLGGGRVVEDGSHDALLAAGGVYAAAFRQQAERFQLSGER; encoded by the coding sequence ATGCGTGAGACGGCGGTCCGGTGGTGGCGCAGCCTCAGCCCAGCCGACGGGCTGTGGCGCAGCGCCCGCACCGTCGCGGTCGCGGCGTGGCGGGTCAGCCGTCCGCTGACCGCCCTGCTGGCCGTGACCGCGGTCGCCACGGCCGCGTTCCCGATGATCCAGATGGTCGCGGTCAGCGCCGTCGTGGGCGGACTTCCGGAGGCGGCCGAGCAGGGCGCCGGATCCGCCGCCGCCAATTCCGTCTACATCGGACTGGGAACGATGGCGGTGGCCTACTTCATCGCTCAGGTGACGCCGGCCGTCCAGTGGTCGCTGGGACGCGTCATGGGCGCGCGGTTGGACGTGCTCGTGCGCGACCGGGTCATGGACGCGACGCTCGGCCGGCCGGGGCTCGGACACGTCGAGCACGGCGCGTTGCGTGACGCCGCCACGCTGGCGCAGGACACCCGATCGGCCACCTTCGGCGCCGACGACGCCATCCGGGCGGTCGCCGGCCTGATCTCCGGGCGGCTGCAGGGGCTTGCCGCGGCGGGAATCCTGGTCACCTTTCACTGGTGGACGCCGCTGGTGCTGCTGCTGACGTTCCTGCCGTGGGACATGTACTTCCGGTCCGAGCACGGCAAGGTCGCCCGCAGCTGGGTGGAGCGTACGCCGGAGCAGGCCAGGGCAAGCTACTTCCGCGGCCTCGGCACCGACGCGGCAGCCGCCAAGGAGTTGCGCGTCTTCGGCCTCGGCGGCTTCGTCCGCGACCGGTTCGCCGCGCACTACCTGGCCGGCATGGTGCCACTCTGGCGCGAGCGGACGACCCGGCTGCGCCGGTTTCTGCCGCCGGTCGCGTCGGTGACCGCCGGCTACCTGGCGGTCTTCGGCGCCCTGGGGTGGGAGCTGGCCACCGGGCGGCAGTCGTTGACGGCCACCGCGCTGTACGTGCTGGCGGCCGGCCAGGTCTGGCGGCTGACGCCCAGCTACAACGACCTGTCCCGCCTCGCGATCGGCGCCACGCCGCTGCTGTCGGCGCAGCGCGTGGCGCATCCAGCGCCCGGCGGCGCCGCCCGGACCGCGGACGTACGGCCCGCCCGGGAGATCCGGTTCGACCGGGTGTCGTTCGCGTACCCCGGCGGGCCGGACGTGCTCAGCGGTCTCGACCTGAGCATCGCGGCCGGCCGGTCGCTGGCCGTCGTCGGCGACAACGGCGCCGGAAAGACCACCCTGGTGAAGCTGCTGTGTGGCCTCTACCAGCCGTCCGCGGGCCGGATCACCGTCGACGGCACCGACCTGCGCGAGCTGGACCCCTTCGCGTGGCGGCGGCACGTCGCGGCGATCTTTCAGGACTACGTGCGCTACCCGCTCACCCTCCGGGAGAACGTCGCCGCGGGCGCGGGCGGCGACCTCGACGACGGCGGTACCCGGCGGATGCTTGCCGACGCCGCTGCCGCCGATCTGGCCGACGCGCTGCCGCACGGCCTGGACACCGTGCTCGGGCGTGAGTTCGACCGTGGCGTCGAGCTGTCCGGAGGCCAGTGGCAGAAGGTCGCGCTGGCCCGCGCACTGGCCGGCCGCCACGCCGGCGCGAGCGTGCTGATCCTCGACGAGCCCACCGCCAACCTCGATGTGCGGGCGGAGGCGGCGCTGTTCGAGCGGATCCTGACCGTGACCAGCGGCAGCACCACCCTGCTCATCTCACACCGCTTCGCCAACGTGCGCCGGGCCGACCGGATCGTCGTGCTCGGCGGCGGGCGGGTGGTCGAAGACGGCTCGCACGACGCGCTGCTCGCGGCGGGCGGGGTGTACGCGGCGGCCTTCCGCCAGCAGGCCGAACGCTTCCAGCTCTCGGGGGAGCGGTGA
- the araB gene encoding ribulokinase: MSHAVNANEPPRYVVGVDYGTLSGRALVVRVHDGAEMGTAVHEYRHGVIDRTLPATGAALPPDWALQDPEDYLDVLRTAVPAAIADAGIDPALVIGISTDFTACTVLPTLADGTPLCRLPELAGRPHAYTKLWKHHAAQGQADRINALAHERGEPWINRYGGKISSEWQFAKGLQLLEEDPEVYARAERWIEAADWIVWQLCGTETRNVCTAGYKGIYQDGSYPSAEYLAALNPDFAGFVAKLEHPLLPLGALAGGLTARAAAWTGLPEGIAVAAGNVDAHVTAPAAQAITPGQLVMIMGTSTCHVMNGDTLAEVPGMCGVVDGGIVAGGYGYEGGQSGVGDIFAWFVDSSLPADYKAEAERRGIGPHEYLSELAAAQKVGQHGLVALDWHNGNRSVLVDHELSGVIVGQTLATRPEDVYRALVEATAFGTRTIIDAFEGSGLPVSELVAAGGLLKNAFLMQLYADVTGRPISVIGSEQGPALGSAIHAAVAAGAYPDVPAAAAAMGRVERRVYEPDAARTKAYEALYEEYRTLHDYFGRGENDVLHRLRRIRNEARG; encoded by the coding sequence ATGTCCCACGCTGTTAACGCTAACGAACCCCCTCGCTACGTCGTCGGCGTCGACTACGGCACGCTGTCCGGCCGCGCCCTCGTGGTCCGCGTCCACGACGGCGCCGAGATGGGCACGGCCGTACACGAGTACCGGCACGGCGTCATCGACCGCACCCTCCCGGCCACCGGCGCGGCGCTGCCGCCCGACTGGGCGCTGCAGGACCCCGAGGACTACCTCGACGTGCTGCGCACCGCCGTGCCGGCCGCCATCGCCGACGCGGGCATCGACCCGGCGCTGGTGATCGGCATCTCCACCGACTTCACGGCGTGCACGGTGCTGCCCACGCTCGCCGACGGCACCCCGCTGTGCCGGCTGCCGGAGCTGGCCGGGCGGCCGCACGCGTACACGAAGCTGTGGAAACACCACGCGGCGCAGGGGCAGGCCGACCGCATCAACGCGCTCGCGCACGAGCGCGGCGAGCCCTGGATCAACCGGTACGGCGGGAAGATCTCCTCCGAGTGGCAGTTTGCCAAGGGGCTGCAGCTGCTGGAGGAGGACCCGGAGGTCTACGCGCGCGCCGAGCGGTGGATCGAGGCGGCCGACTGGATCGTATGGCAGCTGTGCGGCACCGAGACCCGAAACGTCTGCACCGCCGGCTACAAGGGCATCTACCAGGACGGCAGCTACCCCAGCGCCGAGTACCTGGCCGCGCTCAACCCGGACTTCGCCGGCTTCGTGGCCAAGCTCGAACACCCGCTGCTGCCGCTCGGCGCGCTCGCCGGCGGGCTGACCGCGCGGGCCGCGGCGTGGACCGGGCTGCCCGAGGGCATCGCGGTCGCCGCCGGCAACGTCGACGCACATGTGACCGCACCCGCGGCGCAGGCCATCACGCCCGGCCAGCTCGTCATGATCATGGGTACCTCCACCTGCCACGTCATGAACGGCGACACGCTCGCCGAGGTCCCCGGCATGTGCGGCGTCGTCGACGGCGGCATCGTGGCCGGCGGGTACGGGTACGAGGGTGGGCAGAGCGGCGTCGGCGACATCTTCGCGTGGTTCGTCGACTCCTCCCTCCCGGCCGACTACAAGGCCGAGGCGGAGCGGCGGGGCATCGGGCCGCACGAGTACCTCAGCGAGCTCGCCGCCGCCCAGAAGGTGGGGCAGCACGGCCTGGTCGCGCTCGACTGGCACAACGGCAACCGCTCAGTGCTCGTCGACCACGAGCTGTCCGGCGTGATCGTGGGCCAGACACTCGCCACCCGCCCGGAGGACGTCTACCGGGCGCTTGTCGAGGCCACCGCGTTCGGCACCCGGACGATCATCGACGCGTTCGAGGGCTCGGGCCTGCCGGTCAGCGAGCTCGTCGCGGCCGGCGGCCTGCTGAAAAACGCGTTCCTCATGCAGCTCTACGCGGACGTCACCGGCCGCCCCATCTCGGTGATCGGCTCGGAGCAGGGCCCCGCGCTCGGCTCGGCGATCCACGCGGCGGTGGCCGCCGGTGCCTACCCCGACGTGCCGGCCGCGGCCGCCGCGATGGGCCGCGTCGAGCGCCGGGTGTACGAGCCGGACGCCGCGCGCACCAAGGCGTACGAGGCGCTCTACGAGGAGTACCGCACCTTGCACGACTACTTCGGCCGTGGGGAGAACGACGTGCTGCACCGGCTGCGCCGGATCCGGAACGAGGCCCGCGGATGA
- a CDS encoding ABC transporter ATP-binding protein has translation MTKGRRTAPILRDVLRTDPRLAATVVAMRLAAAVLTPLDAVALGLLVDAGLRGDVRAAVGWAALLALADVGSSAFNHPAGKLEMTLREKTNFAFERRLLRVSTAPHTLDHLERPEFHDRIEQARDRASALGDVLVRAIALLQAAVLMGVVLFALASVHWVLVALVAAAVPAIYLGGRGEVVRVRGDERAAPSLRLADRLFGLAANAGPAKEIKVNRAEGFVRDRFGAASRRAYRAVDAAEGRALAFTVAGWLAFSVIFVLAMAFVVREAVGGRATPGQVLLVLALAIRLTEQVDEFSGAMSGVRRALLDVRRLRWLYDVGDTTPAVPAPRTPAASGPAAGDIELRDVSFRYPGTGADILRGVSLRLPVGATVALVGENGTGKTTLVKLLCGLYPPTGGAITVGGTDLRALGQERWTAALSASFQDFVRFELLVREAVGVGRLDRMDDDAHVWDALDRAGARPLVEGLPHRLRTQLGPQWPDGVDLSLGQWQRLALARAMMRPYPSLLVLDEPSASLDTAAEHALYERFSRASHFGAATSAITLLVSHRFSTVRMADLIVLLRDGHVAEVGSHDELIQLGGVYAELFELQARGYR, from the coding sequence GTGACGAAGGGGCGGCGGACCGCGCCGATCCTGCGCGACGTGCTGCGCACCGACCCCCGGCTCGCCGCCACCGTCGTCGCGATGCGGCTGGCCGCCGCCGTCCTCACGCCGCTGGACGCCGTGGCGCTCGGCCTGCTGGTCGACGCCGGCCTGCGCGGCGACGTGCGCGCGGCCGTGGGATGGGCCGCCCTGCTCGCGCTGGCCGACGTCGGCAGCTCCGCCTTCAACCACCCGGCCGGCAAGCTGGAGATGACCCTCCGCGAGAAGACGAACTTCGCCTTCGAGCGGCGGCTGCTGCGCGTGTCGACCGCGCCGCACACGCTGGACCACCTGGAGCGCCCGGAGTTTCACGACCGGATCGAGCAGGCGCGCGACAGGGCCTCCGCACTGGGCGATGTGCTGGTGCGCGCGATCGCGTTGCTGCAGGCGGCCGTCCTGATGGGCGTGGTGCTGTTCGCGCTCGCCAGCGTGCACTGGGTGCTGGTGGCGCTGGTCGCGGCCGCCGTGCCGGCGATCTACCTCGGCGGCCGGGGCGAGGTGGTCCGGGTCCGCGGAGACGAGCGCGCAGCCCCGTCGCTGCGGCTGGCCGACCGGCTGTTCGGGCTCGCCGCCAACGCGGGTCCGGCCAAGGAGATCAAGGTGAACCGCGCGGAGGGGTTCGTGCGCGACCGCTTCGGCGCCGCCTCGCGGCGGGCGTACCGCGCTGTCGACGCGGCCGAGGGTCGCGCCTTGGCGTTCACCGTCGCCGGTTGGTTGGCCTTCTCGGTGATCTTCGTGCTGGCGATGGCGTTCGTCGTGCGGGAGGCGGTGGGCGGCCGCGCCACGCCCGGCCAGGTCCTGCTGGTGCTCGCGCTGGCCATCCGGCTCACCGAGCAGGTGGACGAGTTCAGCGGTGCCATGAGCGGTGTGCGGCGCGCGCTGCTGGACGTGCGGCGCCTGCGGTGGCTGTACGACGTCGGCGACACCACGCCGGCCGTGCCGGCCCCGCGCACGCCCGCCGCGTCCGGGCCCGCCGCCGGTGACATCGAGCTGCGGGACGTGAGCTTCCGCTACCCCGGGACCGGCGCCGACATCCTCCGGGGCGTGTCGTTGCGGCTGCCGGTCGGCGCCACGGTCGCGCTGGTGGGGGAAAACGGAACCGGCAAGACCACGCTCGTGAAGCTGCTGTGCGGGCTGTACCCACCGACCGGCGGCGCGATCACCGTGGGCGGCACCGACCTGCGCGCGCTCGGCCAGGAGCGGTGGACGGCGGCGCTGTCCGCGTCGTTTCAGGACTTCGTCCGCTTCGAGCTGCTGGTACGCGAGGCGGTCGGCGTCGGGCGGCTCGACCGGATGGACGACGACGCGCACGTGTGGGACGCCCTCGACCGGGCCGGCGCCCGCCCGCTCGTCGAAGGGTTGCCACACCGGCTGCGGACCCAGCTCGGTCCACAGTGGCCGGACGGGGTGGACCTGTCGCTCGGGCAGTGGCAGCGGCTCGCCCTCGCGCGGGCGATGATGCGCCCCTATCCGAGCCTGCTCGTCCTCGACGAGCCGAGCGCGAGCCTCGACACCGCCGCCGAGCACGCGCTGTACGAGCGGTTCAGCCGGGCGAGCCACTTCGGCGCCGCGACGAGCGCGATCACGCTGCTTGTCTCGCACCGCTTCTCCACCGTCCGGATGGCCGACCTCATCGTGCTGCTGCGCGACGGGCACGTGGCCGAGGTCGGCAGCCACGACGAGCTGATCCAGCTGGGCGGCGTCTACGCCGAGCTCTTCGAACTGCAGGCGCGGGGGTACCGCTGA
- a CDS encoding LacI family DNA-binding transcriptional regulator, whose product MVDVARLAGVSHMTVSRVINDQPTVSQVTRQRVLAAMTELGYRPNVAARALVTGRTRTLGVVSIDTTLYGPASMLLAIERAARDIGYAISIASLPSVDRRSFGEAFEALMAQAVEGIIAITPHTSTTTALRHVPKDIPVVAVEGGRAPVPTVAVDQRLGARLATEHLLSLGHHTVAHIAGPGDWHEAQERERGWRDALTDAEHEIPELVRGDWSPRSGYVATRSLIGTPGLTAIFVANDQMAIGALRALSEAGIRVPDEVSIVGFDDIPEAEFFTPPLTTLRQEFGEVGRQSLALLMEQVEGAPRSRRRIVIPPEFIVRESTRAPGKAGSGPRSAATKTAARSAR is encoded by the coding sequence ATGGTCGATGTGGCCCGACTCGCTGGAGTCTCCCACATGACGGTCTCTCGCGTCATCAACGATCAGCCGACCGTCAGTCAGGTGACCCGCCAGCGCGTGCTCGCCGCCATGACCGAGCTGGGCTACCGGCCCAACGTGGCCGCCCGCGCGCTCGTCACCGGCCGCACCCGCACACTCGGCGTGGTCAGCATCGACACCACGCTCTACGGACCGGCCTCCATGCTGCTGGCCATCGAGCGGGCGGCGCGCGACATCGGATACGCGATCAGCATCGCGAGCCTGCCAAGCGTCGACCGGCGCTCGTTCGGCGAGGCGTTCGAGGCGTTGATGGCCCAGGCCGTCGAGGGCATCATCGCGATCACACCGCACACCTCGACCACGACGGCCCTGCGCCACGTGCCCAAGGACATCCCGGTCGTGGCGGTCGAGGGCGGCCGCGCGCCGGTGCCCACCGTCGCGGTCGACCAGCGGCTCGGCGCCCGCCTCGCCACCGAGCACCTGCTCTCCCTCGGCCACCACACGGTGGCGCACATCGCCGGGCCGGGCGACTGGCACGAGGCGCAGGAGCGCGAGCGCGGCTGGCGCGACGCGCTCACCGACGCCGAGCACGAGATCCCCGAGCTGGTGCGCGGCGACTGGAGCCCGCGCTCCGGCTACGTGGCCACCCGCAGCCTCATCGGCACACCCGGCCTGACGGCCATCTTCGTGGCAAACGACCAGATGGCCATCGGCGCGCTGCGGGCCCTCTCCGAGGCCGGCATCCGGGTGCCCGACGAGGTGAGCATCGTCGGCTTCGACGACATCCCGGAGGCGGAGTTCTTCACGCCGCCGCTGACCACGCTGCGCCAGGAGTTCGGCGAGGTCGGCCGGCAGAGCCTCGCGCTGTTGATGGAGCAGGTGGAGGGGGCGCCGCGCTCGCGCCGCCGTATCGTCATACCGCCGGAGTTCATCGTCCGCGAAAGCACCCGCGCCCCGGGAAAGGCGGGATCCGGTCCGAGGAGCGCGGCGACGAAGACAGCCGCCCGGAGCGCAAGATGA
- a CDS encoding ABC transporter ATP-binding protein yields the protein MTFALEATNLGKSYGRHEALIDCNIKIPMGRVVGLVGPNGAGKSTLLGLACGLLEPTTGSVTVLGERPGTSAAQLSRVGFVAQDTPLYPDLTVGEHLRLGAKLNPRWDSRMAEERVRQLNLDLKRKAARLSGGQRAQLALTIAGAKRPELLIFDEPVAALDPLARRAFLQNLMELVADLELTVVLSSHLLSDLERVCDYLVVLAQGRVQLAGPVEDLLASHYRLIGGREELDSLPPGTEVIQAEHTGRQSTLTIHAPSPPPASATVQAQRLDLEDMVLAYMGRAARAAGEGWSTPDPSTPEPVS from the coding sequence ATGACATTCGCGCTTGAGGCGACCAATCTGGGCAAGAGCTACGGACGCCACGAGGCGCTCATCGACTGCAACATCAAGATCCCGATGGGACGTGTCGTGGGCCTGGTCGGGCCCAACGGTGCCGGCAAGTCGACCCTCCTGGGCCTCGCGTGCGGCCTGCTCGAGCCGACGACCGGCAGCGTCACCGTCCTCGGCGAGCGGCCCGGCACCAGCGCCGCCCAGCTTTCACGGGTCGGCTTCGTCGCGCAGGACACGCCGCTCTACCCCGACCTGACCGTCGGTGAGCACCTCCGGCTCGGCGCGAAGCTCAACCCCCGGTGGGACAGCCGGATGGCCGAGGAGCGCGTCCGGCAGCTCAACCTCGACCTCAAGCGCAAGGCCGCGCGGCTCTCCGGCGGCCAGCGCGCTCAGCTCGCCCTGACGATCGCCGGCGCCAAGCGACCCGAGCTGCTCATCTTCGACGAGCCGGTCGCCGCGCTCGACCCGCTGGCGCGGCGCGCGTTCCTGCAAAACCTGATGGAGCTCGTCGCCGACCTCGAGCTGACCGTCGTGCTCTCCTCACACCTGCTCAGCGACCTTGAGCGGGTCTGTGACTACCTCGTCGTGCTCGCGCAGGGGCGGGTGCAGCTGGCCGGACCGGTCGAGGACCTGCTCGCCAGCCACTACCGGCTGATCGGCGGGCGCGAGGAGCTCGACTCGCTGCCACCGGGCACCGAGGTGATCCAGGCCGAGCACACCGGCCGCCAGAGCACGCTGACCATCCACGCGCCGAGCCCGCCGCCCGCGTCCGCCACTGTGCAGGCGCAGCGGCTCGACCTCGAGGACATGGTCCTGGCGTACATGGGCCGTGCCGCGAGAGCGGCCGGCGAGGGCTGGTCGACGCCGGACCCGAGCACGCCCGAGCCGGTCAGCTGA
- a CDS encoding acyl-CoA dehydrogenase family protein, whose translation MEQELYEPVHEEFRALCREFLAREAVPFHDAWEQDGIVDREVWRKAGAAGLLGMDVDEEYGGGGQRDFRFNTVLVEEVVASGCSGLGFGLHNDVVAPYLTELTTDEQRKRWLPGFCSGDIVTAIAMSEPGAGSDLAGVRTSAVRDGDSWVLNGQKTFITNGDMADLVVVVAKTAPDEGAHGVSLIAVERGAAGFSRGRRLEKVGLKANDTAELFFDDCRVPAGNLIGTENHGFYHLMANLPRERLGIAVAAVAACEKLLDITLTYARDREAFGRPIGKFQHNRFLLAELDTEVTIARTFLNHCVREFNAGRLSVVDAAKAKWWTTELQNKVADRCVQLHGGYGYMMEYPVAKAWLNSRVQTIYGGTTEIMKEIIGRSLGL comes from the coding sequence ATGGAGCAGGAGCTGTACGAGCCGGTCCACGAGGAGTTTCGCGCGCTGTGCCGGGAGTTCCTGGCCCGCGAGGCGGTGCCCTTCCACGACGCGTGGGAGCAGGACGGCATCGTCGACCGTGAGGTGTGGCGCAAGGCCGGTGCGGCCGGGCTGCTCGGCATGGACGTCGACGAGGAGTACGGCGGGGGTGGGCAGCGCGACTTCCGCTTCAACACGGTGCTGGTCGAGGAGGTCGTGGCCTCCGGCTGCTCCGGCCTCGGCTTCGGGCTGCACAACGACGTCGTCGCGCCGTACCTGACCGAGCTGACCACTGACGAGCAGCGCAAGCGGTGGCTGCCCGGGTTCTGCTCCGGCGACATCGTCACCGCGATCGCGATGAGCGAGCCGGGCGCCGGCTCCGACCTCGCCGGCGTGCGTACGTCAGCGGTGCGTGACGGCGACTCGTGGGTCCTCAATGGACAAAAGACGTTCATCACCAACGGCGACATGGCCGACCTCGTGGTCGTCGTCGCCAAGACCGCGCCGGACGAGGGCGCGCACGGCGTGAGCCTCATCGCGGTCGAGCGCGGCGCGGCCGGCTTCTCCCGCGGCCGGCGGCTGGAAAAGGTGGGCCTGAAGGCCAACGACACGGCCGAGCTCTTCTTCGACGACTGCCGCGTGCCCGCCGGCAACCTCATCGGTACGGAAAACCACGGCTTCTACCACCTCATGGCCAACCTGCCCCGCGAGCGGCTCGGCATCGCGGTGGCCGCGGTCGCCGCCTGCGAAAAGCTGCTGGACATCACGCTCACGTACGCCCGCGACCGCGAGGCGTTCGGCCGGCCGATCGGCAAGTTCCAGCACAACCGCTTCCTGCTGGCCGAGCTGGACACCGAGGTGACGATCGCCCGGACGTTCCTCAACCACTGCGTGCGGGAGTTCAACGCGGGGCGGCTGAGCGTGGTCGACGCGGCCAAGGCGAAGTGGTGGACGACCGAGCTGCAGAACAAGGTGGCCGACCGGTGCGTGCAGCTGCACGGCGGCTACGGCTACATGATGGAGTACCCGGTCGCGAAGGCCTGGCTCAACAGTCGCGTCCAGACCATCTACGGCGGCACCACCGAGATCATGAAGGAGATCATCGGGCGCAGCCTCGGCCTGTGA
- a CDS encoding bifunctional pyridoxamine 5'-phosphate oxidase family protein/GNAT family N-acetyltransferase, with amino-acid sequence MYEQTERTTAKRERDRMSYERATAHAILDEAYHCALGFTVDGEPRVLPTLHVRVGETVYVHGSTGSRPLLAARGDDGLRVCLTVTQLDGLVLARSQFHHSANYRSVIAHGVAHLVTSEEEKRTALNALVDKIGRGRSAQTRVPTRKELAETAMLALPLREVSVKARAGGVLEDEDDLALPYWAGVVPLRLVPGMPEPDAGVTVPVPHYLRPPRSPWLTPEPLYGDHVILEPLDVAHADELFAATRDPEVWQHLTHAQPADSDAMAELIADALRMHHTGARVPWVQRDAVTGEVIGTTSYYEVNETKRALGIGYTFLSRRCWRTGVNTEAKLLLLTRAFEELGAVRVVWHTDTRNERSQAAIERLGARREGVLRMHRLRADGAWYDSVQYAMTVDEWPAAHNRLRERLRAPLTVG; translated from the coding sequence GTGTACGAGCAGACGGAGCGGACCACCGCCAAGCGGGAGCGGGACCGGATGAGCTACGAGCGCGCCACCGCCCACGCGATCCTCGACGAGGCATACCACTGCGCGCTCGGGTTCACTGTGGACGGTGAGCCGCGGGTGCTGCCGACGCTGCACGTGCGGGTCGGCGAGACGGTCTACGTGCACGGATCCACCGGCAGCCGACCCCTGCTCGCCGCGCGCGGTGACGACGGGCTGCGGGTGTGCCTCACCGTCACCCAGCTCGACGGCCTGGTGCTGGCCCGCTCGCAGTTTCATCACAGCGCCAACTACCGGTCGGTGATTGCGCACGGCGTGGCCCACCTCGTCACCAGCGAGGAGGAGAAGCGCACCGCGCTCAACGCGCTGGTCGACAAGATCGGACGCGGGCGCTCGGCGCAGACCCGCGTCCCCACCCGCAAGGAGCTCGCCGAGACCGCGATGCTGGCGCTGCCGCTGCGCGAGGTGTCGGTCAAGGCGCGGGCCGGCGGTGTCCTGGAGGACGAGGACGACCTCGCCTTGCCGTACTGGGCGGGCGTGGTCCCGCTGCGTCTCGTGCCGGGCATGCCCGAGCCGGACGCCGGCGTCACCGTGCCGGTCCCCCACTACCTGCGGCCGCCCCGCTCCCCCTGGCTGACGCCCGAGCCGCTGTACGGCGACCACGTCATCCTCGAGCCGCTGGACGTGGCGCACGCGGACGAGCTGTTCGCGGCGACCCGCGATCCCGAGGTGTGGCAGCACCTGACGCACGCACAGCCGGCCGACAGCGACGCGATGGCCGAGCTGATCGCCGACGCGCTTCGCATGCACCACACCGGCGCCCGCGTGCCGTGGGTCCAGCGCGACGCCGTGACCGGCGAGGTGATCGGCACCACGTCGTATTACGAGGTGAACGAGACGAAGCGGGCACTCGGCATCGGCTACACGTTCCTCAGCCGGCGTTGTTGGCGCACGGGGGTCAACACGGAGGCCAAGCTGCTGCTGCTCACCCGCGCGTTCGAGGAGTTGGGCGCGGTGCGGGTGGTGTGGCACACCGACACGCGCAACGAGCGTTCGCAGGCCGCCATCGAGCGGTTGGGCGCGCGACGCGAGGGCGTGCTGCGGATGCACCGGCTGCGCGCGGACGGCGCGTGGTACGACAGCGTGCAGTACGCGATGACGGTCGACGAGTGGCCAGCGGCACACAACCGGCTGCGGGAAAGGCTTCGTGCCCCGCTGACGGTGGGGTGA
- a CDS encoding GntR family transcriptional regulator, producing MIDFQLDVRSGVAPYVQLVQQVRHALRLGLLSVGDQLPTVKEVVSKLAINPNTVLKAYRELEHEGLVSPRPGIGTFVTRSLADSTLAAHEPLRQELLQWFANAYKAGLDAESIEALFMTTFRASVGASK from the coding sequence TTGATCGACTTCCAGCTTGACGTCCGTTCCGGCGTCGCACCGTACGTGCAGCTGGTCCAGCAGGTGCGCCATGCCCTGCGCCTGGGTCTGCTGTCCGTCGGCGATCAACTACCGACGGTCAAGGAAGTCGTATCCAAACTGGCGATCAACCCTAACACCGTCCTCAAGGCGTACCGCGAGCTTGAGCACGAGGGGCTCGTGTCGCCCCGCCCCGGCATCGGCACCTTCGTGACCCGGAGCCTGGCCGACAGCACACTCGCCGCCCACGAGCCGCTGCGGCAGGAGCTGCTGCAGTGGTTCGCCAATGCGTACAAGGCGGGGCTCGACGCGGAAAGCATCGAAGCCCTCTTCATGACCACCTTCCGAGCCTCTGTAGGGGCATCGAAATGA